The sequence ATGTTTGGAAAGATATTTGCCAAGTGTACAACAGGGCTGCTCATGAGCTCGCCCAGTTTGCCAAGTGTAATAATGTCAGTTATGTTTGGAAAGATGTTTTTCCGCCTTTTTTAGATCACCTGATTCAGTCAGGTCTTGGTTGATTGTTGTAGGCTTTGGCCCCTGTTGTATTCCTTTTCTTGTGTTAATGTCATTATACATTTTctcctcaaaaaagaaaaaaaaaaagaaaaaagaaaaaaaaaaatatcccattacattttgtgtttatttaatTCAATATTTATAGCATTGAGGATAGTCATGTGACCATGCACCTTAATTAACACTTAAAACATTAACCATCcctgtaaataaaataaaaccacaaattttaataaaaaactaatttttagctcACATATCTATATACCTTATGATATTTATGATTTATACCATAGACACCTATTTATTGGACGATTTTTGAACATTTTTAATATGTCCATATGCGtgatatgaaaatttttgtacaCAATATATTAAATATCAAGTATCGCTTGCATATTATACGATAACAACTACTATGACTTAAACAAGATGAAGTTTCCTTTGAACTTCCCCGTTTTCACCCTATACCAATTCTTCTTCGGCAGCGCCTCGAAAGCTGTTACGAAATGTCAAAAACTTAGCTAAGCTTTGCTGGAGACTAGCATGTGAACAGGAGGCTCCTTGGGCAAAAATGCTTGTGGCTAAATACCTCTCCCCCAGTAGAGTGactgaagaaggaaaaaagcttCCCTGCTCTAGTGTTTGGGCCGCATGCAAGAAGGGTGGTCCAGTATTTGTTAAAGGCTAAAGTGGTTTGTGAAGAATGGCGAGACAGTTAAGGTCTGGAATGACTTTTGGCTTCCTCTGGGCACATTACGAAGTCTTATTGAAGGACCTTTGAACCGTGATGAAGATCTCATTTCAGTTAAACAATGTTTTGACATAAACCATGTATGGAAAGCTCAATGTCTATCCTTTGAGCTGCCTGATCATAttcttaatattattaaagctatTCCATTGTCTTGTAACCGTGAGGCAGAGGATTTACTTCAGTGGGCCTTTTCCAAGAATGGTTTTTTCTCTCTGAAGTCAGCTTACTTACGGGCAAGGGGTTTAAACCCGTTGAACCTGGAAACTATATCGGTGGCTTGGGTGTGGAAAGTTGAAACTCATCCtaaagttcaattttttctatGGCTTTGTCTGCACAATAGTGTTCCTACTGGGCATGTTTTGGGTTCAAGGGGTTTAAATCTTGACCCCATATGTAGCTTATGCCACCAAAGCAATGAAACTATTAATCATCTTTTAAGAGGCTGTGTGATTGCTCGTGATTTCTGGTAGCAACTCCAGTACCCGACTTGCTTGAGGGGAACCTTCAACCTTCCCCTTGGTGAGTGGCTCGAAACCAACTGTAAGGCAAACATTAAATCCAATTTTATGGGCATTCCTTGGAAGGTTTTGTTTCCTATGGGAGTGTGGCACCTATGGCTGCACAGAAacagttttgtttttagaacAGGTAAGGTGGATCGGTCAACCTTCAAGAGAAGCATTAAAGATAGTGTGGAATTCTTCTCCATTGGCATGAATTCTAAACACCCTAAAGCCAAAACTTTTATTGCCGTGGGGTGGGTGAAGCCACCGGTGGGATGGGTGAAGCTAAACTTAGATGGGTCAGCACTTGGTAACCTCGGAAGTGCAGGGGGGGCGATGTGATAAGGGATCATGAAGGGCAATGGCTAAAGGGGTATGCTAGGCCTCTTGGGCGTACCAACAGCTGCATGGCTGAGCTTTGGGCTCTCAGAGATGGTCTGATATTGGCTATGGAAATGGGATTGAACAACCTCATCATTGAATTAGATGCCTTAAGCGTTGTTTTGCTCATGAACAATAATTCTACTAATTTGTTAATATAACCTCTGTTGACCGATTGCAAGAACCTAGAAAGAGAGATTCCTAACAAGCAAATAATGCACGTCTTTCGAGAGGTTAATTAGTGTGCTAATGCGTTGGTCAAATTAGGTGCAGTAGCCTAGacttttttgttgtatttttgtCTCCACCGCCCGTGGTGGAAATCATTATAGCTTCTCACAAAATATAGCTTCTCACAAAATTAATTTGCAAGGTAACAGCCggattaatttttagttttaatgcAATTTTGtgtttgaccaaaaaaaaaaaaaaaagaaatgtcaaAAACTCTTTTTgactctctttatttttttcaatcttcTCCTTTTCTCCTTCCTTCAGCGTGTTTGTAGATGTAGTAAACGACAATTTTCCAAAAGCAAAAGACCTTCGTCGGTGAAATGACTAGTTCATAATTGAACTTTTGACAAAACCGATAATTTCTATATATCCAGTtcggggtggcaaaatttgacaccaCCCGCAAATCTGACACGATACGACACGAAATTaacaggttatgggttgagatttaatgggttcgtgtcataATCAAGTTGACACGgttaacccgtttaataaatgggttgggttagtgttgaacacatagaacctgtttgacccgcttgacccgtttaattaaatgatattttaccaatatactcTTTAAACTctaagtatataaacttattagttcttgtgatttattttctttgacatgttgtgattgattatttgtgatattgggatatgctttaatttggaatgattatttgtgatgcagttactcgttagttttgaattttatattaaaaatatttatttgtttgttttttcattaatttttatttttcattttgataaaatctaataaacaggTCAACatgactgacccgtttaataaatgggtcgtgttagggttgaggaatcttgacccgtttaataaacatgttggATTAGTGTTGACTTATGttgtcgaatactcatgacttgacacgacacgaacccgacatgCGAACACGAATTGTCATCCCTAGCTCCAGTTAATATCCATATGGACGcattaatcatttatttttaaaaatattttatgataaattaaaaaatattaaaaatttattatttttttcatacaaatttttctaaaataacttactaatatattttttaaaggttatatttctcataaaaattttgacaaaagtttcttattatgatttattaacaattactttaaaaatatttgttaaagtgataaataaataaataaatatatatatatatatatatatatatatatatatgtaaacaCAGGTAAAAGTTAAGAAATGAGCTTGTTATTTCCCAGTTCTTTCAATGAAACTGCCATtacatatgagagagagagagagagagagagagagagagagattgtaaTCCACGAGAAATTGTAATCTACCTGCCAGAACAGTCTTTTGCTTTTGAAAATTGGTGTTAAGCGTGTCCCTTTTTGACTGGCTGAGAGTGGAAATTATTCCTTTCTGAGGGAGAGATTGAGTGGGAGAAGACAAAGGCTGGTAATGGTGTTTTTTGCTGaatatatagtttattaatatttttttttttttggagagtttCAACTTTTGATATCTTTTTTctgatgataattttttattatcagatgCTGTAGATGGGGATTGAATCCTAGAATCTATTATTCAattatcagagactttactaattgaattaattaagaCCTACTAGTTTATAAATATTAAGTACTAGACAGATATTATTACTAATTTCCCTACATATAAAACCTACTCTTAGTTAATTGCTTACGTattctgcaaaaaataaaacttgaatcttTTAATAAGGTTGCCGTCATGGATAATGCATGAATTCTTTTAATCTCTTAATAGAAATTATCCTATTAAGTGTTTATTTAATTCAATATTTATAGCATTGAGGAGGAGAGGAGGATTTGAATTCTAATTCTCGTGTTGTACAATAGAGAGCAAACAATGCAATAGATATAGAGCTACTTGTATCTAATCgcattattttgttttgcttttagCAAACAAAGACACCAAATATGTCTGGTACGTGACAGTTTTATCCAACTAGACAGGGAACTACTTGTATATTAATTAATCTAGTTTTATTTGGCTTTTACAGCACTACGTGTACATATTGATTATCAAAGTGTCAAaaagatttatgaaaaaaattgcaTATGTAAATACACATACACATGCATGTTGATCATGAAGATAAGCTTGGTTTTTGGgtgtttaaatatatattaattagggAATTTTTAAGCAGATAAATCAAAGTAATTGATTTAAGAACTCtaaaaaagaagaggagaatATTGTGTAATGACCTGAGTAGCAACAAGGGATTGGTTGTAGAGTCCTTTTCTTCCCCAATCTCCAACGACCAAAAAGCTTAGAGACCCATCAGCTTTCACGGGGTGTTCAAAACGCTGAAGCTCTGCTGTGGAAGGAACAAAGCATACCCAAAGATTTgcagtaaagaaaagaaagaaaagcatgGAATTGTGGGACGGAGAAACCATGGTTGCAATGCTTGGAAtggaatgagaaaaaaaaaatgggagcTTTGTTGAACCAACGTTCCTTTTATAGCTTAGGAGTTAGAAGACGTGCAAAATATGCAATAAGagtcaaaaaagagagaaaaaaaatctagattATAACAAGGGAGTAAATATTGGTATTTGCGTAAAGAATTACTCAGAAACTTCAATGATGCAAGTATTCGATTtccttgaaaataaaatattgctaACAGTCCTTTCTGCGAAATAAAACAGAAAagaatataatcatatatattttcaagtCAGTATAAAGTACTTAATATTCTTAAAAGAGAAGACAGTGAGTAAAtctcacattaaaaaataagtgagaaTTAAAAAGGTTTAAAGTTTATGTTGTGTATTTAAGAGTTAGACTATTTTGTATATACACCACTGccaatttctttcaaatcttcttttctttatttagtttattttttttttgtattatttataagttttattgcactttttaatactattcaactaacttttaattttactttttcttttctttttttttatttgtttccaaACGGAACTTAGTTTGGCTGGCCCAATTTCATAATGTTAGTTTTTAATTACGGGCTTCTCTATAGGTGGTACGGCACACACCCACTTGAATGGATTCTTTAATGGAGAAAgaaggaatagttgtggctatTACTAGAAGCAAGGAACCAATGAAGGGTAAGATGCTATTACAAGTAACATTGGGCTGGGTCAAGGAATGACCTCAATTGTTGAatactttttaataaaaaaagaaaagaaaagaagacacATATATACCTGCCTGGGTCAATATGTTTGAAGGATATGTATAGCACATATATAGGgagaaaaacataaagaaattaaaaaaaaaaaattattggaacTAGAATAGTTTActtcacataaatttaaaaaaaaaatagcagaaAAAAGTGACTCATACAATTAAGAAACCAGCATGCCTTAAAGAGATGAAAATATATCAACTGGTGTATTATAGTTATAAATTCAAATCTGATCGTATCTAtgtatataaaaggaaaaaaaaatatacatgccATGTTTATTTGGTCATATACTCATGTCATCTTGAttgggaaaatttaaaaaaaatgctatgtctataacaatttcataatatatCCTAAATAGATAGTAAGTTGTTATGTGTGGTTATGAgtggacaaaaaaataatttaagttataAATTAATTCAagttagaactaataacaatttatcaactataatttgttgtgaaaatattataaagataACATTTCTCAATTCTATTTTGGAAGTTAATTAATGGAAGTCTTGGTTGAAATGAAGTGCAGGACACATacgagaaataaaaaaaatcatctttggAAAGTTGAATCATGAGTGGGACTGGCTGTCATTTGGGGAGATATTGTAAATTCACAAGATAGTGGTAGACTACTTTacatggaaaaagaagaagaagaatatcccatcaaaaaaacaaaagaagaagaagaatagaaaTGGAGGTCTCACAAGTAAGCGTCATGAGGAGTACTTATCCTACCCTAAAAGCTCAAGGTAAAGAAAATTAGTGCCTAAATTAAAGCTGTGGGTGGTTTGTATTTGTAGGCTGATAGTAGGACGTGGAACATAAAGTAGGGTCAGTTGAAAAACATATAATTATCCTGACTCTTTTCATAGTCCTTTGCGTGTacgcatataaaaaaaaacacacacacaaataaatacaataaatttgtgtttataacttaataaaccattaataaatgtattttttttttctttaaaaaatatgtattataGCTGTGGGGATAAAAGGACCAAGATGCGTTTTTGGGCCATGGACTTTGTCCAAAGATGTTAACCTGTCTGAAGACGGATTGATGGTAATAAGGATGTCAAACTTAGAGACCCACGAGCAAACTATGGCGGAAGAAGTTAATAGAAATAATCCTAAGAGGGTTATTTCCTCGACTAAGTGAAGTAAAGGTTAGATGGTATGTCATGTTGATTAGAATGATCTTTTAGGAGGTCTTgtggatgaagatatgtttcacggGGCACAGAGAGCAAGAACAGttgggaaatatcttagagaaagctgctaccaccgcattgaatgctctgtacctaagtctctggCCGTAtgaatgaggaagtgatatttgaacagtgattttcaaccttacaactattacctaaagacttcaagaatgtgctgatgggacaagtatcaacatGAGCAGTCTAGATCTACACGTGAAGAGCAAAAATGAAGAAGGGGAAGAAGTATAAGAAGGAGGAAGGTCCCAGAGAAGAGGGGCATCGGGAGATAGGAAGAGAAAACACTATAGATTGGATATCTGTAATTAATCTTTAAGATagaagaaatataagaatctaATCCttggcttgagtccgaggacaagtttcatcatataaacCCATCCATCCTTATTATATTGTAATCTTGGGCCACTGTTGTTACCGTTTAAGCTCATTAGAAATAAGCtttttgacccactctctataaatttattgtattgggttgtttgggcctatacccttcctcttgttgggcttaggtacaaattacgaccttacaattggcgccgtctgtgaaAATCTTTGGTTTTTAGTGAGTCTAAGGTCTGGTTATTGCAAATTCAGGTCCACACCAGGTGGAGTCTAAGGGGTCCCAACGTCAAGATGACTTCCTCAATCTTGAATGAGGTGGAGACTGAGAGGGAAGTGTACATACCACCCATACTAGTAAGAGTCAGTCATAAAGTGGAAGCAGAGTCTCCCATGAGGagaatgccagggccatgcagttGGAAATTGACTGTTTGAGGAGATAGTTACGTCACGAAAGACGGAGGCGAGCTCTGTCCATTTCTGACTCTTCTTCTAGTGAGAATGAGGAGGGTAGCTACAGGCCTAGGTCAAGAACACCCCTTAGTGAGTCTTACTCATACGAAAAGAGTAACCCCCATAATCGCAGGAATAGGAGTTCATCCAGTAGGGGTCTGAGAACTgatgctatgagccgggcgctgaattaaatttctaaatcACCCTTCACACGTAAAATTGAAGAGGGAAAACTTCCTCGGCGTTTCACTCAGCCAACGttcaccatgtataatggtCGAACTGAccctgtggagcacgtaagccatttcaacCAGAGAATGGCTGTGCACTCCAAGAATGTGGCTTTGATGTGCAATGTTTTCTCATCCAGCTTAGGGCCTGTCgcaatgaggtggtttgatggcctGGGATCAGGGTCTATTGATTCCTTTAAGGAACTCACTCAGGCGTTCGGATCTTGCTTTATTACATGtagtagagttcctcgacctTTGGATTCTTTGTTGTCTATGACTATGCGAGAGGGTGAAACCTTAAAAACATACACAGACAGGTAtagggagatgttcaatgagattgatggggactttgatgatgtggccaTCAGAACTTTCAAGGTCAGCTTACCGGCCGAGCATGGTGTGAGGAAGTCGTTAATGGGGAAACCGATTAATAGTGTGCACTAAGTTATGGACCGGATCGATAAATATAAACGGTTAAGGAGGACCAGCAATTGGGTAAAGTAAAGGTGAAGGTGGCCTCTCAGGATAGGAGGGACTTCAGGTCGGACAAATATAATGATAATCGTCCTCGGCGAGATTTTACTAGGCAGACTGGGGCTGCTATTGTGCCACAGGCAGTCAACATGGTATTCCGAGAGCCAGCTCATCAAATTTTAGAGAAGATCAAGAACGagtcatacttcaaatggcctaaTAAGATGAGTGGAGACCCAGCTAAACGCAATCAGAACCTTCATTGTCAATATCACCAGGAGCGCGGACACAATACTGAGAATTGCAAAACCTTGTGGTATCATTTGGAGCAACTGGTCAGAGATGGAAGGTTAAAACAGTTCTTATATAGGCCCAATGGGCAAGCTGATCATATAGGCTCAGACACCCAAGGGAACACTTCTTCAAGGCCTCTGTTGGGCACCATTAATGTCATTGTTGCCGCTCCTGGGAGGACAGGTTCGTGTCCCTCCCATGTAATGACTGTAGCTCGACCGCTACCCGAGGACTCTAATTATGACTCGAAGAGGGCTAAGGTTGCAATCCAACTAGCATTGAGTTTCTCGGAGAAGGATAAGGTTGGAACTAtacaaccacatgatgatgctttaGTGGTCATGCTCAAGATAGGAGGTACGACGTGAAGCGTGTATTGGTGGATAAAGGTAGTGGGGCGGAAATTATGTATCCCGATTTGTATAAGGGGTTGGGGTTAAAACCAGAGGATTCACCTCTAGTAGGTTTTGATGGAAAGATGGTTATACCAATGGGGCAAGTCAAGTTGCTAGTACAAACGGGGATAGAAGTTGTAGAAGTCAACTTTATTGTGGTGGATGCGTATTCTCCATATACGGCCATTATGGCAAGACCCTAgcttcatgccatgggggcTGTCCTTTCCACTTTGCATTTGAAGGTGAAGTATCCATCTGACGACCAAGTTAAGGAGCTGATTGGAAGCCAATCTACGGCTAGGCAGTGTATGGTGGCCACCATTAGACATCAAACTGAGGGGGAGTCCTCGGCATCAAATACACACGGTTTGTAGCAATTAAAGGAGCCGGTGTTATCAGAGGATCTAGTGGTGGAAGCAGAATGTGAAGGTTTAGAACGAGTTTCTATAAGTGATGATAAACAGAGGTATTTTCAAGTAGGCTTAGGGAAAAACTGCCTTGGAGGCTAGAATATAAATAGGCCTCAATGAGTTCCTGAAATTTTTTCCTGAGCTCAACCAATCCCCTTAACTAATAAATActagttggggggggggggggggggggggggcatctTCTAAACCCAGCCCCAGTCTAAGTATATGGGGGTTTGGCTTTAGGCTCTAACTCGATCTTGTGGTAGACTGCCCTCCTAGGGAGCACTTGGCAACTCACTCGTGGGGCATGGGTTGAGTGACCATTCTCGGAGGGAGAGTAGACCAGAGAGAGGTTATGTAATAGAGGTGATAGTGAGCCCCGAAGAGTGCTTTTCTATTATTCCCGTGACTCGCTACATATTCCTTTCACTGGGCAAGCTCCATCGCTCCTAATACTACGACAAGGCTAGCTTATGGCTCGCTACCGTGGCTCTAGTAGTCCATCTTATTCAGaattcctctttctttttgttgattGAAATTCGAAGAAGAATGTTGATGGTGTGTTAGTTCAGATAAGAAGGCAAGGTTAGCCTAGTTGCCTCCTGAGGAGAAggaaaaattgatgaagttcctTAGGGAAAACATTGATGTTTTTTCTTGGAATGCTTACGAGGCCTTTGGGGTCgatccgagtttcatttgtcatcatttgaatgttaaCCCCGCTATCATACCAAGgaaagcaaccacctcggagaTCATCTAaggaacattctgaggctgtcaaggaagaagTAATCAAGTTCAAGCAGGTGAGAGCTAACAAGGAGGTCTTTTATCCTTATTGGTTGGCCAACACAGTGGTgatcaagaagaagaatggaaaatggcgagtatgtgtagactttactgatTTGAATAAAGCGTGCCCCAAAGATCCTTTTCCCATGCCTCGCATtaatcaactggtggatgccactgtagGGCATCCTTGAATGAGTTTTCTGAATGCCTTCCAAGGATATCATCAAATATCCCTGGCCTTGGATGATTAGGAAAAAACGACttttgtcactcctacaggaaattaccactacaaagtaatgccttttggtttgaaaaacgcagggactacttatcaaaggatgatgaccaggatgtttgagccacaactAGATAAAAGCATTGAGgtttacgtagatgacatggtggtgaaaagtaaggTAGTGTGCGAGCATGTGGAGGACCTTGAAAGCATCTTTTAGATACTGAGGAAACACAAGCTACGCCTTAATGCTTCCAAATACTGCTTTGGTGTGGGATCAGACAAATTTTTGGGGTATATGGTCACTCATCATGGAATCGAGGTCAATTTTGAACAGGTTAGAGCCATAAACAACttgcagccacctcggaatcctaaagaagtttaGAGATTAACAAGAATGATGGCTGCCTTAAAtcgatttatttctcggtccgtGGATAGATGTAGGTCTTTCTTCCAGTtgctgaataaatggaaaggattcaaGTGGACTGAGGAGTGTGTTTTGGCTTTTCAACAGTTTAAAGAATATTTTTCTCGGCCATCTATTATGTCCAGGCCCGAGGTGGATGAAGTGTTGTTTACTTACATTGCTGTGGCTTCCCATGCTGTCAGCTTGGTACTGATAAGGGTTGACAATGGTGTTCAGAGGCCAGTCTATTAAGTAAATCATTGCATGAAGTTGAGATCCGTTACTTACCACTGGAAAAAGCCATTTTGGCAGTGGTGTATGCTACGCgtaagcttccccattacttccagtctcacacAGTTGTGGTCTTAACCCAACTCCCGCTCAGGTCTCTACTTCGGAGTGTTGATTATACGGGAAGGATTGTCAAGTGGGGAAAAATTCagggggcttttgatatcaaatgtATGCCACGCACTTTTGTAAAAGGCTAGGttctcgctgacttggtggccgAATTCACAGAACCTTCGTTAGAAGAAAATACAAAGAAGTcagacatggatgaaaaatcagttggcatgatttctAAGAAAGAATATCTGTTGTGGAAAGTGTACGTGGATGGTGCGgtaaatcaaagaggatctagAGTGGGACTGGTTATAATATCTCCAGATAAGATCGtcattgagaaatctttgagcaTGGGTTTCTTGGCCACAAATAATGAAGCCAAGTATGAAGCTCTATTGGTAGGGATAAccatggttcagaaaatgggagGGAAAAATGTGGAGATGTTCTCAAATTCAAGATTGGTTATAGGCCAGGTGGAAGGGGAGTTAGAAGccagagatccaaggatgcaggagTATTTAAGTCAGGTTAGATGTttgcaatcaaattttaaatatgttaCTTTAGTGCAAATCTCCAGACTCTGAAATACTCATGCTGACTCTCTAGTCACCCTAGTAATGTCCTCAACACAGAGTTTGTCTCGGGTTATTTTAGTGGAAGATTTGTGTGTGCCTACCAAGATGAATGTGGATATAGTCCGTGTTCATCAGATCAAGGtgggacctagctggatggaccccatTGTGCTATACCTTAAGGAGAATATCTTACCTGATGAAAAATCTGAAGCTGACAAGGTACGTAGAGAGGCTCCTTGATtttggctatccgaggatcaaaagttatacaaacgctctttttctAGACTATACCTACTGTGTATACACCCTGAAGCAATAGAGCTACTTCTAGAAAAATTATATGAGGGGATTTGAAGAAGTCATACAAGGGGAAGATCCTTGTCTCATAGAACCCTTACCCAAGGATactggtggcctaatatgcagaagGAAGCACTGGAATATGTAAAGaagtgtgaccagtgtcagaggtttgctcctaacATTCATCAATTAGGGGGTGTCCTCAATCTTCtatccagtccttggcctttcgctcaatagggcttggatattgtaggacCTTTCCCCAAGGCAGCAAGGAATAGGAGATGGTTGCTGGTCGGCacagattacttcactaaatgggttgaaccCGAGCCACTATCAAATATCAGGGATCTGGATGCAAGAagatttgtttggaaaaatattgtcacctGGTTTGAAATTCCTCATACCCTTATCTCAGATAATAgttttcaatttgatagtaatgCCTTTAGAAGATATTGCGGCGATCTGGGTATTACAAACGGCTTAtccacaagggaatggacaggcCGATGCTGTTAATAAGGTAAGAGTTAAtgggcttaagaagaggtttGATAAATCTAAGGGGAGATGGGTGGAAGAGTTGCCACATGTCCTTTGGACCTACAGGACTACACCTCGTAGGTCCATAGGAGAGACTCATTTTTCAAtaacttatggggccgaggaaGTAATTCCTCTCGAGATAGGTTTCCCAACGCTgaggacgagctcttttagtccaaacaaaaatgatggaTTGTTAGAAAGGAGTTTGGATTTGATTGAAGAACGAAGGGAAAGTGCTATGGTTCAACTAGCATACTATCAGCACAAGCTTAAACAGGGTTATGACTCAAACGTGAAGTTAAGACCACTGGCGCTAGGGGATTTGGTGTTAAGGAAGGTTTTGGGTActgcaaaaaatttagcttagGGAAAGTTAGGGCCGAACTGGGAAGGGTCATATCGCATCACCTTAGTAGTTGGAATAGGGGCttattatcttgaagatctggatgaaaatgttgtaccacgtTCCtcgaatgtaaataacctacgaatgtattattattaatgaaagtctTTCCAGTTATATGTAGCCTATTACTTTATGCGTtacatttattatttctctaagaatcaaacagaaccttagctatgcttGACTCCTTGAACCACATGCcttgaaaaaattgatat comes from Castanea sativa cultivar Marrone di Chiusa Pesio chromosome 3, ASM4071231v1 and encodes:
- the LOC142628744 gene encoding uncharacterized protein LOC142628744, coding for MYNGRTDPVEHVSHFNQRMAVHSKNVALMCNVFSSSLGPVAMRWFDGLGSGSIDSFKELTQAFGSCFITCSRVPRPLDSLLSMTMREGETLKTYTDRYREMFNEIDGDFDDVAIRTFKEDQQLGKVKVKVASQDRRDFRSDKYNDNRPRRDFTRQTGAAIVPQAVNMVFREPAHQILEKIKNESYFKWPNKMSGDPAKRNQNLHCQYHQERGHNTENCKTLWYHLEQLVRDGRLKQFLYRPNGQADHIGSDTQGNTSSRPLLGTINVIVAAPGRTGSCPSHVMTVARPLPEDSNYDSKRAKVAIQLALSFSEKDKVGTIQPHDDALVVMLKIGEDSPLVGFDGKMVIPMGQVKLLVQTGIEVVEVNFIVVDAYSPYTAIMARP
- the LOC142628745 gene encoding uncharacterized protein LOC142628745; protein product: MDEKSVGMISKKEYLLWKVYVDGAVNQRGSRVGLVIISPDKIVIEKSLSMGFLATNNEAKYEALLVGITMVQKMGGKNVEMFSNSRLVIGQVEGELEARDPRMQEYLSQSLSRVILVEDLCVPTKMNVDIVRVHQIKVGPSWMDPIVLYLKENILPDEKSEADKDLSPRQQGIGDGCWSAQITSLNGLNPSHYQISGIWMQEDLFGKILSPGLKFLIPLSQIIVFNLIVMPLEDIAAIWVLQTAYPQGNGQADAVNKVRVNGLKKRFDKSKGRWVEELPHVLWTYRTTPRRSIGETHFSITYGAEEVIPLEIGFPTLRTSSFSPNKNDGLLERSLDLIEERRESAMVQLAYYQHKLKQGYDSNVKLRPLALGDLVLRKVLGTAKNLA